The window CGGCAAGAGAGGGTGAAAGTGCTGGCTCGTTTGGTTTAATGTCATAATTAAGTCTATCTTCTATGATCTCTGttgcttttaaacatttgtatcaAAACTAAagtatacagtgtttttttgtttttttcctcagtgCAAGACATCAGTTAGCATTTGTTCAGGGCAGGTGCCATGAGGCATTAGTATAAGATATGGCCATGTGCTGTGGGTACCATAGCTACTGCTCCATGGAGCCTGTCTTTGCAGGGTGCCTCCACCATTAAGGGTCTTAAGTGATCGTATTAGGCGCTTCTTGGTCacctcattttgtttttaatggtgTGGAAAACGGCTGCTCCACTGATTTTCTGGCTCCAACCCCCAGGCCACATTAAGCTGTTTCATGCTTAATTTGGAAAGAAACCCGGTTGCACACTGGCTAACCTGAAACAACATGAATGCTGCTGCAGCACGTGTTGACCAACTACAAACTAGATTGGCTCGACATTTTTTGACAATGTTGGGAGTTGATGGCTGTAGGTTTTGGTTATCAGGTTTTATCCCAATAAATTGGCCTTGGTTGCATTTTTTTGAACAACAGATTTTATGAGTTATAGggctgaaaaatgtgtttccacatTGTGTggagacaaatgtgtttttggttgaatTGTTAAATCTTGTTTCatgttatagttattattatttttaaatcccacTTGATCACCTGGACCCTGTCTTGTgatttccttcttcttctgagTTGAAAACTTTCAACCCAGATAGCAACTTAGTAACAGAAAAGCTCCTTAACCACTGTTATGCCTGCTCGACATTGAATAGATAACTGCTAGACTTTGCCAAATGGCTTCAAAGTTCAAAAAGACCCTTGGTTATTGTAGAAActggaaaaacacaaattatcAACCATGATGCTCTTTGAGGTGTCACATTACATTTCTGGTCAGAACTGTTTAATTTAGAATAGTTAGGCCTACATTTGTAATGCCTTATGTATGCAAAATCTTTAACTTTAACTGTACTttctatttaaattgtaaaatagTTTTTGAATAGCAGATGTTGTTTTGGTGATCATTTCAATAGATGTTTTaaacacttattattattattattattattattattattattattattattattattattattattattatcattattattattattatcattattatcagtGTATGAAATTCGGCCAAAATAGGAGCTAGACCACAGGGCTAGTAACTTTCAAAAGTTACTAGCCCTGGTGTAAAGTTACTAGACCAAGCAAATCAATGTATGTCGTAGGCACGCGCATCACGTTTTCACATCATACACCAcaattttcataataataataataaaaaaagcgaTTTGGCGGACTTTCAGCTCAGAAAAGATAAAATtggacattattgttattttgtatttgtgttttcagctatttttggCATGATTGTATTATCAGTATACTTTAGGCTGGGATAAGTGACAgcgctttacattttcttcaaagaaaaaacacagcagattacaaacaataatttattaaagtAGAACAACAGACTGAGAACAAGGGACATGAACAATATTAGCAGTGGATCAAACGATCAACATCAGTTCATTTAGGCAAAATGGTAATACAAACCGTAATACTTgctgtaatagcagtagtaattgGTCTACAACAGACTACCACAATCATTCCTCATCCTCACCAACAAGACCTCTATCTTCCATCTCACCATCGTCAGAATCTACATTATCCTCCATGTCTGTAAACCAGTCTGAGTCATCAGAGTTTATCTCCTTGGTTTCAGCTTCAACTACTGCACCCCCAGCAGCTTCAGCAACCATTTGAGCACCATCCACTCCGTCAACTCCATCAATCTCTTCCTGCACTTGTTTGGCTCCCTCCAAAGCTGccattctgcctttctttcttccctccatgAAGTTGGGTCTGCGATTGTGGTTTTGATTCCACTGGTGAATGGCAGATGATGGATCAAAATCCTTTGTAGGTTCTGAGTGCAGCTGAATTGTCATGAGCATTGTCATGGTGGTAGCCTTCAGTCTATTCCTGTACTGGGACTTGGTAATCTTCATTTGAGAGaatcctctctcacactcagagGTGGCGGCAGGGAGTGATAAGACCAGATCAATTACATGCAGGATATTTGGAAACGTGTTCTTGTAAAGCTCAAACACAGATGGCCAGGACATGGAGTGAATCTTGTTCCCCTGGTTTTCGTACAATGCTTGTTTGAGGGAGGTCCACTCTGCTTCGATTGCACTTACATCTACTCCAACATTGTCGAAGTGCTCCCTGTAGTGGTCGATAATCACTCCAATGAAGTCATCCCCAAAATCATCTTCATGCTCCTGAGGCCATGACTGCATGTCCGCTATTTTTGTAGCTTTGAGGACTTCACCTCCCATGTCACTGAATCTCCGGGCTAGTGAACCAACCAATGCCTCAACGACCTTCTCAATCTGGCCTGAAGAGTGGTCTACCCCTGTTAGGGTCTGACCTTCAAAGGAGTTACAGTCTCCCTGCTGGAGTTTCCGCTGCTCAGGTCCTGCCCTGAAATAGTGAAACCAGCACCAAAACCATcaccaccaaaaataaaggcataaaaCAGTTGTGATTTACAAAAGAACCAGCAATAGCAAAGAGCATTTACGTAAATAAGCAAGTGGTTAAACAACTAATTAGAGCAGGAAATGACTTCATGATTTAATGAGCAATGTATCTATATTACCGGTCCTTGAATTTGTTGATGCTGGTCATTGTGGCCTTCAGTGCTTCATGTAGGCTACATGATAGGTacaaacttctctctgctgcagcgtctTCGACAGTTTGGAGAGAACGGCCAGAATGTCACTTAGGAAGTGGGCAAAAGTCATGGCATCTTTGGAGTGCAGCGTTTTCAGGAGACCTTTTGCCTTTGCTTGCATACCACTAGCTGTCCTGGTGGTGGCAAcctgcaattcatttaatattttttttaatttcaatttacaaaaatgtatttcaatatgttgccaCAGTGGATATCAGATGATATCATTCATGCAACAGAAAGTTCATCGGgctgttaataacatgttattattatcaaatgtcttaCTTGACTGAGATGAAGAACAATTGCACGGTAACCACGCAACATGTTTTGCAGTGCTGTGTGGGTATGGCTAACCCAGCGCGTTCCTCCAACTCGGACAGGCCAGATCTTGGAGATGTTGGTGGTActgaaagctgccttcaaaccAGCGGCCTGTTTAGGGATCCTGTAAAGCTTGTACAGAGCATCCAGGAGGACATAGACTTTGATGAACAAAGAGGCTTGTTTCATGGCTTCTTTGAAGGCCAATTCCACCCTATGGGCCATGCACTGCACCATCAGTATGTCTCCACTGATTCTTTCCCGCATGAGAGCGATCACCCCAGCCTTTTTCCCGGTGTTGACAGCCGCCCCATCGCCAGCAAATCCCAcaatcttcttcatcatttcttcctttgGGATCCCCGGGAGCTTTAGCATTATAGCATCATAGATGCCATTGGCATCTGGTTTGTCACACTGTACAAGTCCAAGGAAATTGCAGTGAGTCTTGCCATCCACTGCAAAGTGCAAGTAAACAATCTCTTGTTCAGTGGCAGAGACATCTGTTGATCCGTCGGACATTATTGTGATAAACTTAGCACTCTTTACCTTGTCTTCAATTGCTAGACGGGTGATTTCGgctatagcaaccaaaaactccttacagctcttttcatttctgtaggtGCTGCCGAGATCCAGGCCCTTCTTCTCATCCATCTCACACATCCATTTGAAATCAGAAACTGGTCTGCAGTGCATGGCAAGGGCGTGGGCATTTATGAAGAGTATCTTGAGCTTCTGAAATACTTTAGTATTCAAAGTCTCAATGGTCTTCTCGGCTATGCTCTCACCTTTCTTCTTATTCCTGGCCTCATACTTCTCCTGGGCTTCCTTGTGGCCGTCAGATCGTTGGTGACAGACTAAAGTGTCATACTTCAGGTTTTGACACCCTTTGACAAAGGAACCTTGACTTCGCTTTCTGAAGATATCCCTCTGTTGTCGGGTTTCAGCATGGGGGCCGTATACAGTTTGACATGGCAGGCAGAATAAAGTTTCACTTTCGTCCACAATCAACCAAGGAAATTCTGCTTTCCATGCAGGCACTACACTTCGTTTCCTTTTAGTGGCATCGTATGCCTTATTCACttcctttaaatccattttctttttcttttcaggtggTTGGTTAGGCGTGAGACCACACCACTGACGGAGCAtgattttgctttgttattgtcaACCTCTCTTGCACAGCATCTATAAGATTGAttgtgaacatgtatttattcattctttatacagtacatttaatgctagttctgattatattactactattactcacAGACTTGCAgtcaggggaggcagaggaggcagagctaAATGTGGTATAGGGCCAAGCCCTTGGACTACTAAACTTGTTGACTTGttatagtcatttttttttctttaggcctattattattattatggtgggTGTATggagtttggagtttttttgtataataatctGCGAAATCCCtaagacaaaccttaaataaaatcaaaagtgaataGGGCCATTACTAGATCAACTGCAGTGAAAACGCAGAAGGGAGGCAAACACAGTAGCTAGCTCTGCCTCAATGAGGGGGACGTGCGAGAGCGCACCAGTCGGGGTTATGCTTGTTCTGCCGTTGATCTGAGCTACGTTATGAGGCTACGTTATGTCTTTGACGTTTATGACCTTGTTCGtcaaaatggcagattttaTAGTGATTAAGATAGGCCTACTCGTAAATCTGACTGAAAGTGGAAGTGTCTGCCTCGCCAGCCACGAACCTCACCGTATGTCACTGCTAGATCTAACATCTCCTCATTGACATCTCcatccattttttatgttttacaaatgatttaaaagtgctAGTTATACAAATCACCCAACATTTAACAGTGTACACGATTAGCATTCAGGCAAACTCATTACAAATATACTCCTGTGTGACCTTAACTTCTAAAACCAAGATTATGTTCACCGTAAAATGACGTGGCTTACCTATAAGATTGAACGCtaactttattacatgttatcgtgggcaacacacagcatgaacCCTACGGGTTATCAGaagggacaaaaacatttgaataaacaaattatTAAGACACGAATGCAGCGTGTGCGAAATAAGACCAATCTTATGTTGTGCAAGAGAGGTTTACAATAGCAAAAATAGGTTCGCGATGACGGCCGTAATGCTTGTAATAGACGCTCCGTGCAAAGGGGCTGTAAAATTGCCAGACACAGGGGCAGGCAAGTGCATAGAGTTACTAGCCCGGTAAGAAAGTTACTAGACCCGGGCTTGCGGGCGTGTCGTTATTTCGAAccctgttattattattatcattactgttGTAATAACTCACCAACATGTTCTTGGAAAGACCTTCTGATGTTGCACCGCTGTCAGTCTGTTTGTGATTATTAAAGAAGTGATTCAAATGAGTATGATTTGTAGAGGCTATTCACACAATTTAATTTTTTAACGATACCTTCTTAGATCCCCTTTAGGAAAACAACCCAGTTTTGAGGAAATCCTTACACCtacatttgaaaatgagttGTTATTGATGTTGGACAAAAAAAGTCATCCTGTTttcacaaatacatatttttagcTCCCTTATCTCTAGATGCCGCAGTCGTTAAGACTTTATCTACTGGATAATAAGATAACATGAACCTAGAACTCTAGGGATTTTGTCTTGTTAGAATCGATCATCCATATTTGTTGTTTACTCAGTACACAGAACAACACAGAATTGAATGTAATAATGGAAATGGGTAAACAAATGTCAATCCCTTGGTACTTATTAATCAAAagagtttgttttttgataCCTATTATATAATAGAAAAGTACATGCAGTAAATAAACCCCTCTTTTCACAGCGTGTGAGAAGCATACATTTCCAACCTGCTTCCGTCCTTTTTGAAAGGCAGGATGGGAGCAGCCAGTGCCCCATCCCCGGCCACAAATATCCCACGATTCAAAATAACCACAGGGTCTGGTGGGTTGATGATTTAGAGACAAGCAAGGCTCACCCACCCACTACCGAGTACTGTTTCCTAAAACCCCGCTGCCAGTCCTCACCGGGTTGTTTTATTGCGTCAAGGACATTTTGGGGGGGAATTTGGCTCCAGTTGTTTAGGAACCAACAAagaataacttcctgttggagatGTATTGGCTGACAGAACAGGGCGGCGCCACATTGACCTTTGTGTGCTGTATGTATACCAGGAACCTGGAACAGTTTTATTCATATCCACACCCTTTCTATTTCACGTACTATGCAGTGGTCATGCCCAGCAGTGGTGGTACATTTTGTGGACTTTATGAATGGCTTGATGtacaaaaacagttgaaaagatgcatacaaaaataaacttctcctttttttatgttacaCATTTTTTCAATGAGATGAATGGAAACTAATGTACACGTGACACAAAGAGGAAATGTATTATGCTTGGCTGGTTTACTTTTTTACCTAGATCTACCAGTCCCCTTGGCTGGTAAGTCAAGAAGTTAATTTCAGAGAGTGGAGGCATAATTTTATTCAGTGAAGCAGCAGCTATGACTTGAGGGGCAGCCAGCTTTATATGGCCAGCTAGGCCTGGAAGCAGGGCAGGAACATGGAGACAATAACGGTGTGTTAAATTAGCCATCTTAAAATCGGCACAATTAAATGAAGGAGCCTCTTCAGCTAAAGTACTGTCTTTTTTGGGCACGTGTACAGGGTGGTTTGTAAACCCCAAGAGTCTTGGGGTTTACAAATCTAATTTAGCAAAACTTGATCCTAAATAGGAACTAGCTCTAACTCCAAATTATTTTTGAACTTGgatttcttttaatttgacagtaCAAAATTAAGTTTTCTCATACATTTGTGTAAATTGTGGGAAAGCGCAGGTGGCATTGTGGCAGCTGCAACACTAAGATGATTTGAAAAGACAGGACCCTTCGGCTTTGACAGCATAAGTGGAATTTCTAGAAACAATTTATGCTTTCATGCAAGTGAGACAATGAAAGTTTACTACACTAAAAGAAATACAGGAAGAATACCAGcttattttgttttcagagaGGCAACAACTTCCTTTAGCTTAACAATCCCCTTTAGATGTAACCTCATATAACAATACTTGGTGTGATTATGTGTGTCTGGTGGCTTTTCCACAACATTGTATTTCTTgagtaaaacaatattttttcttcctccctcaggAAGTCCAGAATCTAAATGCACTGTTTCGGTTAACATGCTAGCACTTTGTGCACTGGGGTTTTTTATCACAGTTGTTCAAGTGTAATATTGAACCACCATTGGCCTACTGTATAACACTGCACAAAAATTGGGGGTAAGAGGgagatttcacattttattacaaCTAAAAATTACCGGTTTTAATGCAAAACTTGTATTTGTTTCTCACGTTATGGGACACATAAATTGCATAAATCTTCACTGTTGGCCTATATTTTTCAGGGCCTCTCTTACAATGCCCTTGAATCTGAAACCTCTGGCTTTTGTTGTGAGACGCCTTAAAGCGTCCATCTGTTATACAATAGTCTTTGTCCCCATCACATGACAAGGACCCTCTTCCCACTGAGCTGTGCTCAGGGCCTGAAGCACATATTGTAATATATGCTTATCCACAAGACATTGTAATACGATCAGTGTTTTTGCCTGCCAGTCATTGTTGGACACAAAACAAAGTGAATTCAATTATTTCTAAATGCACACTGCACTTACATTTaatgaagcagcagcagttttgTTCAACCCTTAATTTTACAAACCTTTTTCATAACCATTCCAATAAAGTTtgtaaaaacattgtttgtaAAACAATTAATCTTATGTTATGGTTTATTTACTTCCTGGGTTGATATCGTGATATTATGTGGTACTACAGTCCCCTGCATTGGTTGATTTCACCATTAAGAAGAGGATATTGGTGGTGAAAATAACTGGTAGTTGCAGCCTCAATTGTGAAATGGTTACTGAGCTGCGACTTTGATAGCTTAAACGTTAGATAAGGTAGTTATTTTTCTactctttatattttattcaatgaGTTCACAAAACGAAATACAGTTGAGAGATCCGAGTGATGACTCCAACCTTCTTCACACAGCCACTGACATTCCCTACTGTACTCTTATTTTCTCAACTCTTGTATTGCTTTACAGTTCAACAGTTTTCAAATAACTATCTAAAGTATCTAAAAAGTCAAGTCAAATCTTCAAAATCCTTTTGAGCTTTCAGCTCATAATTGTTggcatctgtgtttgtgtttatcagtCGTGGCTGCAGGTTACGTTTGAATATGATTCCATTTTATCATTCAAGCTTTCCTCTGTTTGTAGTCATTTTATATATCTACCTGCAGCTGACACATGTGCTGTTGTCAGAACTTTTGGCATCTTTGACTGACGGCACATTCTTATCTTTGAAACCGTTTAAAGAAACAGATATTGCTTCAAGGTGAAACTATCGACTCTCCAGGAGGAGATATTTATGAAAACTTCAAGAGCAgtttagagaaaataaatgtattttgggatacatttgatacattttccATCTTTATATGAACTTTTTGTGAACTTGGATTTCAAAACGGTTATTATGCAATCTTTTAGGTACGGATCTTAATTTACAGATTCAATGCATTGTGTTTTACCTGTCACTGTGGAGAGACCAAAGTAGGACTCAGACATTACAGCTTGTCTATCATTTAAGTTACATTACACACTGATTTGTAATTCGGCTATCATTCACTCCATTGATAGTACATTCATCATCATTCGATCATTATGAATCTGTAATTGATTTTAACTTTATATCTTGACACATTAACTTCGTTTGCTCTAGAGAATCAATTTAATAGAGACTTCAGCTCCAGGCACAGCAAGACTGTCCCACCTAACGTTAGACAGCTACTGTCAGCGCCGCAGTGGATGCAATCTCTGAGGGATCACTAATTATGACGATGCTTTGAGTGCAGATCATGCTCCAATTACTAATTCTGACGGCTTTATTTTTCGACAGAATATAATAAGCATCTCTACTTGCACAGTAAAACACACGCAATGAAATCAGGTCTCATACACTTTTCGACAACGTTTTTGTAGCTTTTTGTTTGAAACTGTGAATCCCACAATTGTTGAGAAAGTGCTTCTACTTGTTAGGTCTGATGAAAATATTATACAGCTTTTTATTGACCACACAAATGTTGTGTCTACTGAAGCTGCTCCCAACCCCACATAATCGTCTTTGAtcggagagaagagagagagacactcaAAAATTGGGCTTCCTTTCCAACTTTCTCAATGACTGAAGATATTATTGGCCTCATGTGGAGGAAGTTGACAAAGGGATGTGGGATATTGTTCCCAGTACAGAAGGGCCCAGATGCATACACCCACATTTAATCATTTGCTTCTCTTTATATGTAACTTGGAGTTAAAAATAAACCCTGCGCGCATATCCAGCAGACTCAATCCTACAAGGATGAGTCCTGGTCACTACTCTAATGCCcacatacagtggaggaaataagtatttgatcccctgccaatttagttagtttacccacttaccAAAAaatgaacagtctatacttttattggtaggtttattttaacagtgagagataaaatataaaaaaataatatccagaaatttacattaaaaaaatagatataaattgatttgtgtttaatggagcgaaataagtatttgatccccttgcaaccagCTAGGATTCTGGCTCCCccggaccggttaaataagtcctttcgctttaagaaagtactcctgatgtcatctcgttacctggataaaagacacctgtccacagtcagattacaacctctccaccgagggcaagaccatagacaggtcttgtgatcatggtggaactaatgacatcagggacaagattgtagactAACACAAGTTTGGAATAAAAGACAAGACTgccagcaagcagcttggtgagaaagagacaactggtttgattattagaaaatggaagaagcacaaaatgaccatcaatcgccctcaatgTGGGtatcatgagaaaggtgaggcgtcagccaataactacacaggagggacttgttaatgatctgaaggcagctgggaccacagtcaccaagaaaactattggtaacacactgcgccgtaatggattaaaatcctgcagtgcCCGCaagggtcccctgctcaagagggcacatgtacaggctgtctgaagtctgccaatgaacccccgaatgattcagagaaggcttatgagaaggtgatggGGTCAGATGACaccaaaatcaagatctcaGGCATCAACTcaacatgtcgtgtttggaagaggagaaatgctgcctatgacccaaagaacaccatccccagagtcaagcatggaggtggaaacattatgctttggggggttCTCTGCTAAGGAGGCAGGGTGATTcatggagggggccatgtaccgtaaaatattggctgataacctccttccctcagccaggacactgaaaatgggacatggataggtgTTCTAGCATGTCAATGACCCAAAAtatacggccaaggcaactaaggagtggctacagaagaagcccattaaggtgatggagggcgTAGCCATTCTCCGgatcccatagaaaatctgtggagggagctaaagcttccagttgccaagcatcTGCCTCCAAAcattaaggattttgagaggatctgcagagaggagaggaccaaaatcctTCCTGAgatgtgtgcaaacctggtgaccaactacaagaaacatctgagctctgtgctgtccaatgaggctttctccaccaagtacAAATACTCATTTCCAAccattaaatgcaaatgaatgtatatctttttttaatgtacatttctggattttttttaatattctgtctctcactgttaaaataaacctaccataaaaattacagtctgttcatgtctttgtaagtgggtaaactaactaaattggcaggggatcaaatacttatttcctcgACTGTATGTGTCTCTATCATTGCTTTTTGAAAACTGAAAGTTTGCGGGGAAAGTGACATTTTAGACGGTATTTATTTAGGCAAAGTTACGTGCAGATGcttgaaaaacatttctaaaaaaacatttcagatttgaGAATTTGGGCTTCTCTTCTTGAATGATAAAATAAGATTTACACtacaaagcaaaacattaaagATGTAAGTCATatcaatacaaatacataaaatatcCAGCCATTCTGGTTACATGTATAATAGAAAAAATAGtcagtacagtacagttttaaacattttaaaactacatcTTTTAAACCAATGTCATAAACATACTTTCTTGTGGTATACTGTGCTTCTGTCAGAACAAGAGACATccaaggaaataaaaaacaatacaatcaaacaaatacaaaatttAGCACAGTTTGAGTTATGCCTATTAAGTGAGATAAAACTGCAAGAATTCCCTTTAGCTAAATAAAAACCCCACAGTGGAACCATTAATGACTCTTTGTCTGCCTCCTTTGACTTCCAGCAGTCTGGTTGGTCTCCAACTCCCTGCTGAAGCCATACAAGGGTCAAACAGGTTGACTGAGCTCTAATCATCACCCTTAaatcttttatgtttttaatgctTGACAGTAAAACTTTCCGTCATACCGTTGGTGTAGGATCAGATCATGATATAATCCAAACTGGTTTCCCGCAGAAAATTTGTCAGTTAAAGTGGTGGGCTGTCCGGGGGGAGGGGGCGTTGCCGCctgacggacggacggacggggagatcattattacttttttaaatgcgGTCTGGACAGGGCAGAGTAATACGGAGAATATCactcatatcttttttttttttttgtaggaagaccttagttaaggAGGCAGGCGTGCGTTGCTTAGGCGGCCGCCTAAGTGTAAAGTGCTATGGGAAACCCTGTGTAGCCATGCTTCGGACCAGTGTAATGGAAGTGAGGAAAGGATTGTGTCtagaccatagactgtatatataaatttCAAGACATGTTTGGTATGTTTGTGTGAGCTGATTATTTGGAGGGTAATGGCGCCCTCTGTTGTTGTCGAACAGACACTGTTGTGGTTGAGAAAGATAAAAATGGAAGGGGCTGAACGTATTGAGGTCATCTCTTTTATCTTTCACTGTATAGATTCCTCcagttacaaaataaatatactttttattttattatcttgaTTTGTTGGGTTATCTGACAGCCACcacatttctcttttaaagATCATTTCTTGGCCTTTTACAGGTTTTATTAGATATACAGGAAAGGGGATGGCATGAAGCGAAGGGCCCGCTGTTCAGATTTAACCTCTGGCTGTTTCTATAAGGGCTCAGCCTTAATACATAAATGCTGCCCTAAGAGGTGAGCTGCAGTAGCTCAACATTCATCCCATTTATGTTTGGATTCTCAAAAGACTAAGCACTCGGCATtgcgggggaccccacccacccctccaacagctTCTTCtgcctcctgccttcagggagaaagttccgcagcctccgctcaagctccaccaggctgaggaacagcttcttccaccaggtggtcaggatgctgaactctctctctctctctctctctctctctctctctctctctctctctctctctctctctctctctctctctctctctctctctctctctctctctctctctctctctctctcgctatcctccatccctcccgctatcctctctctccctccctgtctctctctcctccctccctctctcctttccctACCTCTCTCatctcgctccccctctctccgtccctccctctctctcccactctctcatctccctctacccccgctcccatctctcctctgacctctccaccctccgtcccacccacctttccccactgcctcaatggaaatgtaccaggacattaatccccctccctcacacacccgtccctcatccagcaccagtccctttctattctccgctgctactgaaaatgtactttgcacaaagtattatt of the Eleginops maclovinus isolate JMC-PN-2008 ecotype Puerto Natales chromosome 12, JC_Emac_rtc_rv5, whole genome shotgun sequence genome contains:
- the LOC134873195 gene encoding uncharacterized protein LOC134873195; this translates as MTSINKFKDRAGPEQRKLQQGDCNSFEGQTLTGVDHSSGQIEKVVEALVGSLARRFSDMGGEVLKATKIADMQSWPQEHEDDFGDDFIGVIIDHYREHFDNVGVDVSAIEAEWTSLKQALYENQGNKIHSMSWPSVFELYKNTFPNILHVIDLVLSLPAATSECERGFSQMKITKSQYRNRLKATTMTMLMTIQLHSEPTKDFDPSSAIHQWNQNHNRRPNFMEGRKKGRMAALEGAKQVQEEIDGVDGVDGAQMVAEAAGGAVVEAETKEINSDDSDWFTDMEDNVDSDDGEMEDRGLVGEDEE